The following are encoded together in the Lathyrus oleraceus cultivar Zhongwan6 chromosome 3, CAAS_Psat_ZW6_1.0, whole genome shotgun sequence genome:
- the LOC127132070 gene encoding heterogeneous nuclear ribonucleoprotein Q: protein MSEGAEIDERVDLDEENYMEEMDDDVEEQLDEDGVDGGEDEIAEGSGEENEYEESAAEVGGKEQFPEGEKSDRAAEEDERKSPLIDDDEREKYDKLLALPPHGSEVFIGGLPRDTCDDDLRELCEPMGDIVEIKLIKDRDTGDSKGYAFVAFKTKEEAQKAIDDIHNKEFKSKTLRCSLSETKHRLFIGNVPKTWTEDEFRKAVDGVGPGVESIDLIKDPQNQSKNRGFAFVLYYNNACADYSRQKMSNSSFKLDGNTPTVTWADPKTSPDNSAASSQVKALYVKNIPENVTTDQLKELFRRHGEVTKVVMPPGKAGGKRDFGFIHYAERSSALKAVKETEKYEIDGQALEVVIAKPQAEKKPDGGYGYNPGLHPNHLPHPGYGNFSGNLYGSVGAGYGVAAGYQQPMIYGRGPMPAGMQMVPMVLPDGRIGYVLQQPGVQVPAPRPRRNDRGNGPGGQSGRGGGSGNDEGNRNRRYRPY from the exons ATGTCGGAAGGTGCGGAAATTGATGAGCGTGTTGACCTTGATGAGGAAAATTATATGGAAGAAATGGATGACGATGTTGAGGAACAGCTAGACGAAGATGGAGTGGATGGAGGTGAAGATGAAATTGCTGAAGGTAGTGGTGAAGAAAATGAGTACGAGGAGTCAGCAGCAGAGGTTGGCGGAAAAGAACAATTTCCTGAAGGAGAAAAGAGTGACCGTGCCGCTGAAGAAGACGAGCGAAAATCACCTCTTATTGATGACGATGAGAGAGAGAAGTACGATAAACTTCTTGCCCTTCCTCCTCATGGTTCGGAAGTATTTATTGGTGGGCTTCCTCGGGATACATGTGATGATGATTTAAGGGAATTGTGTGAGCCAATGGGTGATATTGTTGAG ATTAAATTAATCAAAGACAGGGACACCGGAGACAGCAAGGGTTATGCTTTCGTGGCTTTTAAAACGAAGGAGGAGGCACAAAAGGCCATCGATGATATACATAACAAGGAATTTAAG AGCAAAACTTTGAGGTGTTCGCTGTCTGAAACCAAACACAGATTATTCATTGGTAATGTTCCAAAAACATGGACAGAGGATGAGTTTAGGAAAGCCGTTGATGGTGTTGGTCCAGGGGTTGAAAGCATTGACCTCATAAAG GACCCTCAAAATCAAAGCAAAAATCGTGGGTTTGCTTTTGTTTTGTATTACAACAATGCTTGTGCTGATTATTCACGTCAAAAGATGTCAAATTCGAGTTTCAAGCTAGATGGAAATACACCAACTGTGACATGGGCAGATCCAAAGACCTCACCTGACAATTCTGCTGCTTCTTCACAG GTTAAAGCTCTATATGTGAAAAACATACCTGAGAATGTTACTACCGATCAACTAAAGGAGCTATTTCGTCGTCATGGGGAAGTAACGAAAGTGGTCATGCCACCTGGCAAAGCGGGAGGGAAACGAGATTTTGGTTTCATTCATTATGCAGAGAGGTCAAGTGCATTGAAAGCTGTAAAAGAGACAGAGAAATATGAAATTGACG GCCAAGCTCTTGAAGTTGTTATTGCTAAGCCTCAAGCTGAAAAGAAACCTGATGGAGGCTATGGATACAATCCTGGACTCCATCCTAACCATCTTCCACATCCTGGTTATGGTAACTTTTCTGGAAATCTTTATGGCTCTGTAGGTGCTGGATATGGTGTTGCTGCTGGTTATCAACAG CCAATGATATACGGTAGGGGTCCAATGCCAGCAGGAATGCAGATGGTTCCAATGGTTTTACCAGATGGCCGAATTGGCTATGTCCT CCAACAACCTGGTGTACAGGTTCCAGCTCCCCGACCCCGCAGAAATGACCGAGGAAATGGTCCAGGTGGTCAGTCAGGGCGTGGAGGAGGTAGTGGTAATGATGAAGGAAATCGTAACAGAAGGTATCGACCCTATTAG
- the LOC127132071 gene encoding uncharacterized protein LOC127132071: MWCWCSNVVISAHATPCFKALAVPSVSASSLPQSRRHHRQEPITEQRAGELGRTLTTKLTNLESNSKPEKQEISGSDVLWALQRAASHKKIIKNNKKKQHERGRDSSSSAVSSMEESSVDYRVRPLCINEHWGPKLDELENRLRDLSDTT, from the coding sequence ATGTGGTGTTGGTGTTCCAACGTTGTCATCTCAGCACACGCCACACCATGTTTCAAGGCTCTTGCTGTTCCCTCCGTCTCCGCCAGTTCTCTTCCACAGAGCCGCCGCCACCACCGTCAAGAACCAATCACTGAGCAGCGAGCTGGTGAATTAGGTCGCACCCTAACAACCAAATTAACCAATCTGGAATCCAATTCAAAACCGGAAAAGCAAGAGATCAGTGGGTCAGATGTACTGTGGGCATTGCAGAGAGCAGCCTCTCATAAGAAGATTATCAAGAACAATAAAAAGAAGCAGCATGAACGTGGAAGGGATTCATCATCCTCTGCTGTCAGTTCCATGGAAGAAAGTTCTGTGGATTACCGTGTCCGACCACTCTGCATAAACGAACATTGGGGTCCTAAATTGGATGAACTGGAAAATCGTCTTCGTGACCTTTCAGATACCACTTGA